The Pochonia chlamydosporia 170 chromosome 1, whole genome shotgun sequence genome window below encodes:
- a CDS encoding B3/4 domain-containing protein (similar to Metarhizium robertsii ARSEF 23 XP_007825066.1) yields the protein MGSTSLAKNLLQAAHISPEIYKLRPDYRALLMVVEGIPPGPSDNTSETLLQDAEASVKDILSKYPVTEVPHIAAWRDAYKAFGAKPQKTRNSLEALTRRAAGGLPRVNRLTDIYNAISVKHQVPLGGEDLDKYDGAPFLTRATGSEEFRTFSGGEAQVECAAAGEPIWCDDTGITCRRWNWRQGPRTALTDETTRVLFILDALEPLSDESLGRAAEELGSALKRLSPDVQVTQRVLRASDARNGES from the coding sequence atgggcagcaccagcctcGCCAAAAACCTGCTCCAAGCAGCACACATATCCCCAGAGATCTACAAACTACGCCCCGACTACCGCGCCCTCCTAATGGTGGTCGAAGGCATCCCCCCCGGCCCCAGCGACAACACCAGCGAAACCCTCTTACAAGACGCCGAAGCATCGGTCAAAGACATACTGTCCAAATACCCCGTCACCGAAGTCCCACACATCGCCGCATGGCGAGACGCATACAAAGCCTTTGGGGCGAAACCACAGAAAACACGCAACAGTCTAGAGGCGTTGACTCGTCGCGCAGCAGGTGGTTTACCCCGTGTGAATCGCCTGACGGACATCTACAACGCCATCTCGGTCAAGCACCAGGTTCCGCTGGGCGGCGAAGACCTCGACAAGTATGATGGGGCGCCGTTTCTGACACGTGCTACTGGGTCCGAAGAGTTTCGTACATTTTCCGGGGGTGAGGCACAGGTTGAGTGTGCGGCGGCTGGGGAACCTATTTGGTGTGATGATACGGGAATTACTTGTCGGCGGTGGAATTGGCGGCAGGGTCCGCGGACGGCGTTGACGGATGAGACTACGCGGGTGTTGTTTATTCTGGATGCTTTAGAGCCGCTTTCGGATGAGTCTTTGGGTCGGGCTGCTGAGGAACTTGGGTCTGCGTTGAAGAGGCTGTCTCCTGATGTGCAGGTTACTCAGAGAGTGTTGAGGGCGTCGGATGCCAGGAACGGGGAGTCATGA